The Pleurodeles waltl isolate 20211129_DDA chromosome 7, aPleWal1.hap1.20221129, whole genome shotgun sequence genome contains the following window.
gggactccagcataggtagtgcacccacaggtatgacagttttaaaaagaaaagtgacaAGGGAGAGCAAGAATACAGGGTAAGTTCCTATACATTCCCCAATTGTAAAATGCAAAGCAGTAGTCGCTAAAATACCAGTACAGGCACTATATCAACTTTTGAAATATCAGTCCTGAACAGAATACCACCTGCTACATTAGCAACACTGAACACCATTACCGTCTGTGTGCCCACAGCCTGATGTTCAGCATCTAAAGATGCTTCAGCATAGAATGCCTTCTATAAATGCCCTTCAATTCAATTTGGTCCAGAACCATCTATGGAATGGTTTTGCTTTCCACTATACTTCTTGGCCTGCTTACCTCAGGGTGTTCTCACTCTGATGTTCCACATTCAGTGGCTTGAGTCTTTCAGCCAGGATTTTCCTCTTCATCTCTCTACCcgtttgcctctttcccctcttctgTTCAGCCTACAAGACAACATAGAATATTACTCTCCTAGCAAGCCCACCACATCACCAATTTAGAGCCAGGAAGGTATTGCTTTTTaatatttctgttattattttattttagctattaAAGGCCACGCATCAGGGTCAGTCTTTGCAAATGTCTGGGAGTCTGCAGTGACAAAGTTCCAGGAAATAAAAGCATGGAGATAAAGAGTGTTCTTTGCAGGCGCCAGCTGTAAATGAAAACACAGAGGGGCAATGGAAATAGGAATGGGAGCATTGTTCCAACTGAAATAGAAAAGGGAGAGACAGAACTCACTACATTTGCCCTTTAATCTTAAACGTGAGGACAGACAACCACACCAAGAACAGTGGCTATGATCTGGACCCTCTGATAGATATTAGATATGACAGATCTAtccagtgaaacagaaaaggccgCTGGAATTAGCATTAGCCCACCCAATCCTAGGACCAAGCATAAGAAAAGGACAAAAGTGCAATAATGTGGTCCACTAAGACCCCAGAAATGACAGAAAGCACACAGACACAACAGTTGCCGGTTAGAAAAAGAGATTTAAGATCACAGTCACCCCTGCATAACTTACGTCAACTTAACTTACGTCATGCCTACATTAGGTCAGTTGGCAGGTTGGAGAACTCACCATGCCCCTAAAGCATCATGGTGGGAAAAATCCTCACAGCTCAATGACACATACTGACACATGCCAGTTATGAATAGTACTCGTATCTGCAGTCTTTGTAATGCCAGATCCATCAGTGTGCAACAGTACAAAAGTAATGCAGACAACCATTTCGAAGCAAAGATGGCTTCTTGGCCATCTACTGCTATCAAAATTGTACCTCCATTTAGCAAGAATGTCATAATCCTGAACTACAGAAACATTGTTTGTAAATGAGTTGGCCTAGATCAGCCAGGACCTGGGGCATCACTCCACTGGATCTATGCTGATATTACCTTACTTTCAACTTCTTGTGTAGGAGGGGAAACTGGTCAGGACTGGCACCGGCTCTACGGTGACAGGTAATTACAGCCTACAAAAGACACAATCTATGTGTCTGTGATTTCTATTCGTAGCCGAATGTAAATGTTCTCTTGAAATTTGCCTGTAAGAAATGTAATGCATTGTTTCTCAAGTGCTTATGTAACATAACTGTCCTTATGTGTCAGAACTGGTCTTATTTAGAGCACTCTGTCACACAACTGGGGCTTGTTTGCGCTATAGATAattgcaaataaattaaaaaatatatatgttctgCTACAGTGCATAGCAACTCTTCATCACAGTGCTAAATACAACTTAGTTTTAGTTACATAGAAGGAATAAGCTAAGGCCAGGCATATTGCCACCTCACTCCAAGGAACACTTTCACTGCAACCTGTAAGCACGAAGACAAAAATAATGAACCTAAAAAGGAGAATCCTACCTATAGCTATGGCACCTATACATCTACCGACTCCAATTCCCTTTTATGAGCCCAGTGTAGCTAACCTAGACAAACCTCACCTTAACAAGGTAGCCACCGAAGTGAGCCCCCATGTTGGAGAGAACTTTCTTTTTCTTGGCATCGTCGTCAGCCCGTTTCTTGgcctcctcttcttctttcctcattttttcctcctATAAGTTAAGAAGAGAAGTATGTGATTGTGAGAAATTGCTTGATGTTATGCAGACATATTTCCTACATTCGAACTTGGATACCCAAATTGAGAACACCCTTCCACCCCAGAATTCAGTTTGTGGGCTATGCTAGCAACAAGGCAGAAAGCTCCCTGAACATGATGTACTCACCGCCAGCCGCGTCTGCCTCTCACGCTCCTTCTCTGTTCGGAAGCGCTGCTGCTCTGCCCTCTCAGCCCGTCGGTGCTCCTGACAAGAGAAGTGGAGAGCATCATTACCCACACGTGCCTAAAACTGCATTAGGGGTGCACTGTATAAAGTATGCCTCTACAATTAGGCACTGAGGGGCTCATTCTGCCGCCTGACAAAGTCCCGCGTTGGGATGACCGCCTATGCGGCCATCCCTCCgtgggccctattaagagtttcccgccggcccagtgggaaataaCCACAACAATGGCCTGGCTCGTAtttgagctggcgtcaatgttgcggtgcgttgggtgtgacagcacccatcgtgcttttcattgcccctaatttgggcagtgaaaagcgtgacggggctgtccatgtgggcccctgcactgcccatgccaggtgcatgggcagtgcagcccccatgGGATCCCTGATGCCCTGTTCCCGccggcctttgcatggcagtccgactgcaatgtaaaggctggcggaaaggggactcactctgccctggcagattacgaccgccaggctgttgactggtggcaacctggcagtgcctgcGGTCGGACTGTGGCTTCTCCACtgcggttgtaatgtggcggtcggattgCCACTATGGAGGCAGTTCAaccgccaccacgagtgtggcggtaTTAAGACCGCCACACTTCTAATAAGGGCATGAGTATCAATCCTTATCATGTTTGAGGTGCTACACAAGTGTAGTGCCACGAAAAGCAGTTCTGGGATCTATGTTATTTTAtagcattttattaaatgttaagatttATAGGTAATATTTTCTCACCTTAAATTAGTCCTCCATCAACAATGCTATCAGTGCAGTCCTTAGTGCTTCTTCTGGTACTACAAGTAATACTTCTGCTACTTTTACTGATAACACTTACCCATGGTGTTAGCAGTACTGCCATTCATACTGCCATCAAAACTACTGATACCGCTGCTAGTAGTAGATCACCAAATAATACAAATGGCCCTATTAATAGTACTGGTACTAGAAAAATGATATATTTATGTGATATTTGTTTAGCATAAAACCATTCCAAAGGCAGTAGGGCAGGAAACAGGGCCAGAGACAGTGATACAATCAGAGAGTAAACCTGCATGGGGGATGCTGGGTTCTGAGCTGGGAGGTGGACTATTTACTACTACCACTGCATGTGCCACTAACCAAGGTCCTTGTTCTAGAAGTAGTGAATTACACACTACTGCTGATACTGATATTATTACTATAACAACAAGTATAACTGCTCCTATTGTTATTACTAAAACTGGTATCACAATCACTAATCCTACTACTGGTACTGCTACTACAGGTACGGCTAGTGCTATAGGTAGTGTGTAAGCACTATGTTCACTCCACCATTAGTGCTTCATCTAGTTCTTCAATGTATACTGATACTACTTGTGAGAAATTGGACCGTTGTTTGTCTGGGTTGTGAGCCTAGCCctaggtcaagcaacagccacaatcccatgCAAGGTGACCTAAAATAAAGTAACAGATCTAACCTGTTCTTTaccctgagtagcttggcacaaaaagacttcaggctaaacttagaggcaatgtgttaagtatttatgcagcacacaaacagcaacacagtgaaaacccaacacaataataatcccaaaccaatttagaaaaatagagatacTTTTAATAAAAATGAATATCCAATTACTAGAACCAGATTtcggaatttttaaagattacggtccaaaatagcaagtcctctggtttagaaaatggccacctgggtacCTTTACCACCAAAACCAAGGGTGCAGGAGTGGAGGAAGACCTCTTGGGGGTGCAGTACTCCCTTATACTGGGTTCAGGTTCAGATGCAggtgtaagatggtgggagcctgttatgtctatGTTGCCCACAACAGGAGATCGGTTgaactagcccttggggtcacttctggagtcctgggtgtaggGGGTGATGGagggctctgcagcagggctggtctctaAAGTTCCCAGGCAGGCTCCAGGTAggaaaacagtccttccaggtacagcagcagtgtagcagagtgcacagcaggtcacaacaggaggcagtcctctgagagtccttccacaggtccagtagttaaCTGAGGAACAGGTCTGAGAGGCCTCTTTTTAGACCCTGCtgtcctgctcctagaagttggcagatgtttccagaagggttctctgaaattccaggaatttcctgcctcccctgtcctggatcCTACCTGGCTGCACTGACAGTGTCGTTAAATCTATTGTgttgtggcagagcccagcctattcagttgcaagtggggctgtgcttagctccaccacCCCATAAAGTCAGTTAATGGCACATCCAGTCTCTgctaattcctctattgtgtgacGGTCTGTGGTGAAATCAcgaagtcccaactgtcagttcacccagtcatgttacctaaggcaggttacaggcagagagggctaagggcaggaaaatgccaactttttaaaagtggcattttcaaacttgtaataataaatctgactttaccattaaagagggtttatcattgcacattcctaggtaccaaatatgtCATATCTACCACATCTGGgtgggaatccccaatgttaccctatgggaggggtaggcctctcagtagggagattattaatttaggagtttttcactactaggaaatttaaaactaaaaagtatatgttctaccttttaattacacagcaccctgccctgtgggctaccgagggcctaccttaggcgtgccttatatgtaataaaaggagagtgtaaggcttggcaaaagattttaaatgtcaagtcTGCATGGCAGTGGGACAGTGCCTTCAGGCTTCAATGGGACaggtttaaggtgctacttaagtaggtgggacaatacgtgctgcaggcctaccggtatcatttaatttacaggccctgggtatatggtataccactctacaagggacttagatgtaaattaaatgtgtcaatcaggtatTTACCAATCAATCCATGTTTGGGGAGTgatcacatgcaccttagcactggttagcagtggtaaagtgcacagagtcctaaagccaacaagcaaaaatccagcaaaaaaagtaggaggaggaagagaaaatgttTGTGGGACTTGAACAGAGGGCCATTTCAAATACTACTAATATAATTACTGGTGCTACTCTGGCTGGTCGCACTGCTAATTGTAGTTTTCtttgcataaaaaaacagaaacattgtTGAAAGCTAATTGAAAAAAATGTAATCCACCACTTCTCCTAGGGCTACACCTAGTAACACAACTTCTGATACTACATTTGCTACTGCAACTGCTATTGCGTTCACTACTACTTTTAGTACTACCTTCAGCATACCTACCAGTGATTCTAGAACTACagttcaacagga
Protein-coding sequences here:
- the TNNT1 gene encoding troponin T, slow skeletal muscle isoform X4 — its product is MEKDLLELQTLIDVHFEQRKKEEEELIGLMERIEHRRAERAEQQRFRTEKERERQTRLAEEKMRKEEEEAKKRADDDAKKKKVLSNMGAHFGGYLVKAEQKRGKRQTGREMKRKILAERLKPLNVEHQSENTLRETAKELSDWIEQLESEKFDLMEKLKTQKYEINVLYNRISHAQKFKKGAGKGRVGGRWK